The Pyxidicoccus sp. MSG2 DNA segment AGGATGAGATCTACAACATCCCCGAGAATCCGACGAAGCGGGGCTGGGTGACGCTGAACGGCGTCTCGTGGATGGGCTGGGGGCTGTTCTTCCTGACGCTGGCCAGCGCGGCCATCCTGGCGTGGCATGGCTTCAAGGCCGCGCGCGCGGGCACCTGGAGCCCCGAGGACTATTTCCTGTACCTGGTGCCCGGCGCGATGACCGCGTCCGTGGCGGCGGCGCTGGTCTGGGCCCACCGACGCCTTCACGACGTCAACGCGATGCTTCGCAAGACGCTCGACATGGACGCCTGGCCGTCGTTCATGAAGCTCACGGTGGCGGAGCTCGCGCAGATGCTGGTGCTGCGCGTCGGCTCGGTGCTGGCGCTGACCTCCAGCGTGTTCATGAAGCGGGTACGGGGACTGGTGTTCGACCGCGTGTACAAGGCCCAGGACTTCAAGGACCGGCGGATGTCGAATCTCATCTACGCGCTCACGGTGAACCGTCCCCGCCTGTTCACCGAGTACCCGTGGCTGCAGCCCGGGCCGCACCTGGTGGCCCTGTCCCAGCAGGCCTGCCAGATGCCCACCACGCTCTGGTTCAGCGATGCCAACCAGTTCACCACGCTGGAGTCCGCCGGAGAGGCCACCATCTGCTACGTGTTGCTGCGCCACATCATCGAGCACCGCAAGGGGCAGTACGAGTCCGAGGGACAGCCGCTGTACGGCCTCTTCCAACGGCTGCGGAAGGAGTGGGCGGGGTTCAACCAGGGCGTCCGCGCGCCCGAGGCCCAGCGCTCCGTCGCAGCCTAGCTTCCCGCCCCGAAGACACGACGGCCCGCCCCGGAGGTCCGAGGCGAGCCGTCGCACACCCACGCGTGGGCCGCGGGTCAGTCGAGGTAGAAGCACTGCCACTGGTTGTGGGGGAAGTCCTGGCAGATGCACGTGCCGGGCTGCCCGTTGGGGAACTGACAGGACAGCTCGGAGAACGGACCACAGCCCCGGTCCTGGAGCTGCGAGCAGGGCGTCTCGAGCGCCGCCTGGTCCTGCTGCAGCGCCGCGTCGTCCCCGTTGCTGTCGGGAACGGCCCCTCCGCCACAGCCCAGCAGCCCCATGGCGGAGACAACGAACGCGGACACGACATGACGTCGGAACATGCGTGAAACCCCTTTCACTCCGGTGAAGCCGGGATGGACGCAGCAGGGGATGCGTCCGTCAAGTTTCGCGGACTTTTCTGTACTCAAAGGAAATACCCGTCCCGTGAGGACGAGAGCGAGCCCGGCTCCGCTGCGCATGCCCAACCCGATTGCCGGTGGAGCAGTAGCCATGCTGAGTTGACGCCCGGGCTCCCAGTCAGCGGCGAGCCTCCATTCGCCGCTTCGCGAGAGGGTATGAAACATCAGTCGCATCGAATGCTGGGGTGGACGGTCGGGCTGCTGGTGTGGGCCGGGTGTAGCGGAGACGGAGGGCCGCCAACCGTTCCCGATACCCATGCGCCCTCCGTACCCGGCATGCTGCGCGCCGGCCCCGTCTCGAGCTCGATGATGGCCCTGGCCTGGGCGGCGAGCACCGACGATGTCGGCGTGACGGGCTACCGCGTCGAGCGGTGCACGGGCGACGGCTGCACTGACTTCGCGGTGGTGGGAACCCAGACGGGGCTCACCCACCAGGATGGGAACCTCGCCGCCAGGACGCTCTACCGCTACCGGATTGCCGCCTTCGACGCCGCGGGCAACATCAGCGAGGCCTCCGCCGCCACCCAGGCAACCACTCCGGAGCCCACCCCGGAGCCCACCCCGGATGGCGGCACCGGCAATGACGGCAATGCCACCGTGGCTGGCGAGGTCCGCCTTCCGTACCCGACGCTGAACCACCTGACGGTGGAATGGGCCTTCAGCGGCGATGACAACGCCAATGGCCTGGTGACGGTGCGCTACCGGCCCTCGGGCACCACGCCCTGGCGCGAGTCGCTGCCGCTGCGCCACGTGCCCGGCGGCGGCAACGAGGGCTTCAACTGGACCCGTCGCCATTCGGGCAGCGTGTTCGACCTGCAGCCGGGGACGACCTACGAACTGGAGCTGACGCTCACCGACCCGGACGGTGGAGCGACGACGCGCACGGTGAGCGGCACCACCCGGGCGGTGCCGGTAGCCATGGCGGGCGCCCCGGTCAAGGCGGTGACGCCCGGCACCTTCGCCACCGTCACCGCGAGCGCCCAGCCGGGTGACATCCTGGAGTTCGGCGCGGGAATCTACAGCGGCTTCGACTGGTCCCGGAGTGGTGCCGTCGGCAGGCCCATCGTCCTCCGCGGCGTCCCGGGCACCGTCGTCAACGGGCCGCTCAACGTCTTCAACCAGAGCTACGTGCACCTCGAGGGGCTCACGGTGAACGGGCGCATCCGCTTCAATGGCTCGAACCACCTCGCCATCACCCGCTGCACCGTCAACGCCAGCGCCAGCTCCGGAGGCGACGGCATCGTGACGTACCTCCGGGCGGAGAACGCCTATATCGCCGACAACGTGGTGACGGGCCTCACCACCTGGGCCGAGTCGTCGCTGGGCGTCGACGGCAACAACCTGGGTGAGGGAATCGCCGTCACCGGCCCCGGGCACGTCATCCAGAACAACCGGGTCACCGGCTTCCGCGATGGCATCTCCCTGTTGGAGGACGACGAGGCGGCGGACCAGTTCAGCATCGACATCCTGAACAATGACCTCCGAGAGAACGCAGACGACGGCATCGAGGCGGACTTCTGCTTCCACAACTGCCGCATCGTGCGCAATCGCCTGACCAACAACTTCATCGCGCTGTCATCGCAACCGGGGCTCGGCGGGCCCACCTGGTTCGTGCGCAACGTCGTCTACAACCCGGTCCACGTCGCCTTCAAGCTCTACCGCGGCAGCACCGGTGACGTGCTCCTCCACAACACGGTGGTGAAGAACGGCGATGCCCTGGGAATCTACGCGGGCCGGCCGGTGGCACGC contains these protein-coding regions:
- a CDS encoding right-handed parallel beta-helix repeat-containing protein, translated to MALAWAASTDDVGVTGYRVERCTGDGCTDFAVVGTQTGLTHQDGNLAARTLYRYRIAAFDAAGNISEASAATQATTPEPTPEPTPDGGTGNDGNATVAGEVRLPYPTLNHLTVEWAFSGDDNANGLVTVRYRPSGTTPWRESLPLRHVPGGGNEGFNWTRRHSGSVFDLQPGTTYELELTLTDPDGGATTRTVSGTTRAVPVAMAGAPVKAVTPGTFATVTASAQPGDILEFGAGIYSGFDWSRSGAVGRPIVLRGVPGTVVNGPLNVFNQSYVHLEGLTVNGRIRFNGSNHLAITRCTVNASASSGGDGIVTYLRAENAYIADNVVTGLTTWAESSLGVDGNNLGEGIAVTGPGHVIQNNRVTGFRDGISLLEDDEAADQFSIDILNNDLRENADDGIEADFCFHNCRIVRNRLTNNFIALSSQPGLGGPTWFVRNVVYNPVHVAFKLYRGSTGDVLLHNTVVKNGDALGIYAGRPVARLYSRNNLFLGGPGGTFNGYSSGSGRTLHIPDLVTTNSSLDHDGFGSTSGEFIGSWGSTRFSNLASLRANTSEKSAVQVDLGVFAATVAYPAAPMTQYAAPDLRLRTGSAAENAGQVLPGITDGFSGAAPDLGAHEVGAALPVYGPRP